From Deltaproteobacteria bacterium, a single genomic window includes:
- a CDS encoding biopolymer transporter ExbD, producing MAIGMPHSETASIDPAEDGGGAIFAEINITPLTDVILVLMIILMFYAAAAVTQMQRREQRALNAQRSGLKINLPDGAAKEIEPGAASLVVGITASGDVFVNGQPVAESDLPTVFQNAFGKDRETQVVIQADGEAAHRRVVDVMEKAKSAGLRKIAIATRAGN from the coding sequence ATGGCCATCGGGATGCCGCATAGTGAGACGGCGTCGATCGACCCGGCCGAGGACGGCGGCGGCGCGATCTTCGCCGAGATCAACATCACGCCGCTGACCGACGTGATCCTCGTGTTGATGATCATCTTGATGTTCTACGCTGCGGCGGCGGTGACCCAGATGCAGCGCCGCGAGCAGCGTGCGCTCAACGCGCAGCGTTCCGGGCTCAAGATCAACTTGCCGGACGGCGCGGCCAAGGAGATCGAACCGGGTGCAGCGTCGCTCGTCGTCGGCATCACCGCGAGCGGCGACGTGTTCGTCAACGGCCAGCCGGTCGCCGAATCCGATCTGCCCACCGTGTTCCAGAACGCTTTCGGAAAGGACCGGGAAACTCAAGTCGTGATCCAGGCCGACGGCGAGGCCGCGCACCGGCGCGTGGTCGACGTCATGGAGAAGGCCAAGTCGGCTGGCTTGCGGAAGATCGCGATCGCGACGCGCGCGGGAAACTAG
- a CDS encoding MotA/TolQ/ExbB proton channel family protein — MHKSLWDIIHGGGVPMWIIVGCSVLAVAVGLERITAHWAFMDKARALTETVTRCLARGAFAEGRAACERSKSPLADVFLVGYERFGRSSQEELVAAVHRERIRVTTDMKRWVWILGTIGATAPFIGLFGTVLGVVSAFSGIDAAGGKTSIDVVAGPIAEALYVTAAGIIVAVEAVVIFNFLNQRMARMAAEMKLLTDEFLEVLVAHGPQAGGQTDGATTRDADGEEDDGHRDAA, encoded by the coding sequence ATGCATAAATCGCTGTGGGACATCATTCACGGCGGCGGGGTCCCGATGTGGATCATCGTCGGCTGTTCGGTGCTCGCCGTCGCCGTGGGGCTCGAGCGCATCACCGCGCACTGGGCCTTCATGGACAAGGCGCGCGCGCTCACCGAGACCGTTACGCGGTGCCTCGCGCGCGGCGCGTTCGCCGAGGGGCGTGCCGCGTGCGAGCGGTCGAAGTCCCCACTGGCCGACGTGTTCTTGGTCGGCTACGAGCGGTTCGGTCGATCCAGCCAGGAGGAGCTGGTGGCAGCCGTCCATCGCGAGCGCATTCGAGTGACCACCGATATGAAGCGGTGGGTGTGGATTCTCGGCACCATCGGTGCCACCGCGCCGTTCATCGGGCTGTTCGGCACGGTGCTCGGCGTGGTCAGCGCGTTCAGCGGAATCGACGCGGCGGGCGGCAAGACCAGCATCGACGTGGTCGCCGGTCCGATCGCGGAGGCGCTGTACGTTACCGCCGCCGGCATCATCGTGGCGGTCGAGGCGGTCGTGATCTTCAACTTCCTGAACCAGCGGATGGCGCGGATGGCCGCCGAGATGAAGCTGCTCACCGACGAGTTCCTCGAGGTGCTCGTGGCACACGGGCCGCAGGCGGGCGGCCAGACCGACGGCGCGACCACGCGCGACGCAGACGGCGAGGAGGACGATGGCCATCGGGATGCCGCATAG
- a CDS encoding FHA domain-containing protein has product MITLKIVQGSARGKVFETDRPAITIGRADTNTVVLPDYHLSGEHGQIFCEADHYIYRDLRSTNGSVLRRDGRAIAIDATTGYEITLRDGDQLALGDPRDPVVIEVSLATAAPEQAEAAERFIASRSIVDLPAVTDRVEHDPKTALRIYKALAPLSSRLDLSEVLDAIVVAAFDLIERATHVSILLRSDTDEDRYTVALARQRQKPGERPTTEVGADGVRASRSILRRVLAERAAVLTANAQKDMPGSESIMSGRIFSMLAVPLWRGDEIIGLIQIDNRTGSGMFTERDLEVALILGGQATLAVDNARLVSRLKVAQEQLRGENVYFKTREANRRFENIIGESRAMKDVLAQLEKVIDTRATVCIEGETGTGKELIASAIHYQSRRADKMFVAQNCAALPENLLESELFGHKKGAFTSADSDKKGLFEIADGGTLFLDEIGEMPLSLQAKLLRTLQEGTIRPVGATAERAVDVRIICATNRDLQAEVQKGTFRQDLYYRLMVFPIRLPPLRERREDIPLLADHFLRRYCTEYRRSVAGFSQEALDALCAYHWPGNIRELENEVQRLVIQADEGAWIEVEHLSPQIRKVEGTIARIAPKKGTLKEMMEQVERWLLAEALREHGNNKTKTAQTLGITREGLHKKLAKYGM; this is encoded by the coding sequence GTGATTACTCTAAAAATCGTCCAAGGAAGCGCCCGTGGGAAGGTGTTCGAGACGGACCGGCCCGCGATCACGATCGGACGCGCCGATACGAACACCGTCGTCCTGCCCGACTACCACCTGTCCGGCGAGCACGGGCAGATCTTCTGCGAGGCGGACCACTACATCTATCGCGACTTGCGATCCACGAACGGGTCGGTCCTGCGCCGCGACGGCCGCGCGATCGCCATCGACGCGACGACCGGCTACGAGATCACCCTGCGCGACGGCGACCAACTCGCGCTCGGCGACCCGCGCGATCCGGTGGTCATCGAGGTGTCTTTGGCGACTGCGGCGCCTGAGCAAGCCGAAGCCGCCGAGCGATTCATCGCGTCTCGGTCCATCGTCGACCTGCCGGCGGTCACCGACCGGGTCGAACACGATCCCAAGACCGCACTGCGGATCTACAAGGCGCTGGCGCCGCTGTCGTCGCGCCTCGACCTGAGCGAGGTGCTCGACGCCATCGTCGTCGCCGCGTTCGACTTGATCGAGCGCGCGACTCACGTGTCAATCCTGCTGCGGTCGGACACCGACGAGGACCGCTACACCGTGGCGCTCGCGCGCCAGCGCCAGAAACCAGGAGAGCGTCCGACGACGGAGGTCGGCGCGGACGGCGTGCGGGCCAGCCGGTCGATCCTGCGGCGAGTCCTGGCCGAGCGCGCCGCCGTTCTCACCGCCAACGCCCAGAAGGACATGCCCGGCTCCGAGTCGATCATGAGCGGCCGGATCTTTTCGATGCTCGCCGTGCCGTTGTGGCGCGGCGACGAGATCATCGGGCTCATTCAGATCGACAACCGCACCGGTAGCGGCATGTTCACCGAGCGCGACCTCGAAGTCGCGCTCATTCTTGGCGGCCAGGCCACACTCGCGGTCGACAATGCGCGGCTCGTCTCTCGGCTGAAAGTCGCTCAGGAGCAGCTGCGCGGGGAGAACGTCTACTTCAAGACGCGCGAGGCCAACCGGCGGTTCGAGAACATCATCGGTGAGTCGCGCGCGATGAAGGACGTGCTGGCGCAACTCGAGAAGGTGATCGACACGCGCGCGACCGTGTGCATCGAAGGCGAAACCGGCACGGGCAAGGAGCTGATCGCCAGTGCGATCCACTATCAGTCGCGCCGGGCCGACAAGATGTTCGTCGCGCAAAACTGCGCTGCGTTGCCCGAGAACCTACTCGAGTCCGAGCTGTTCGGGCACAAAAAGGGCGCGTTCACCAGTGCCGACTCGGACAAAAAGGGCCTGTTCGAAATCGCGGACGGCGGCACTCTGTTTCTCGACGAGATCGGCGAGATGCCGCTGTCGCTGCAGGCCAAGCTGTTGCGCACCCTGCAGGAGGGGACGATTCGGCCGGTCGGCGCCACCGCCGAGCGCGCCGTGGACGTGCGCATCATCTGCGCGACCAACCGCGATCTACAGGCGGAAGTGCAAAAGGGTACGTTCCGGCAGGATCTGTACTACCGGCTGATGGTGTTCCCGATCCGATTGCCCCCCCTGCGCGAGCGCCGCGAGGACATCCCGCTGCTCGCCGACCACTTCCTGCGGCGCTATTGCACCGAATACCGGCGGTCGGTCGCCGGTTTCTCACAAGAAGCGCTCGACGCTCTGTGCGCCTATCACTGGCCCGGCAACATCCGCGAACTCGAAAATGAAGTGCAGCGACTCGTCATCCAGGCCGACGAAGGCGCGTGGATCGAAGTCGAACACCTGTCGCCGCAAATTCGGAAGGTCGAGGGCACGATCGCGCGCATCGCCCCCAAGAAGGGGACACTCAAGGAGATGATGGAACAGGTGGAGCGGTGGCTGCTGGCCGAGGCGCTGCGCGAACACGGCAATAACAAGACCAAGACCGCGCAGACGCTCGGCATCACGCGCGAGGGCCTGCACAAGAAGCTCGCCAAGTACGGCATGTAG
- a CDS encoding HAD family hydrolase — MAPGQPAAFFDLDSTLLAVNSGALWIRRELRVGRITRRQYVEALVYLAGYKLSVIDMDRVMGKALETIAGLDEDTVRGWTERWYRDEVACRAAPGAWEVLDRHRTAGHPLVLLTSSSPYESAMAADQFGLDAFLCTRYEVVDGRFTGRPLQPLCFGRGKVAHAERFAAEHGIDLAASWFYTDSLTDLPMLERVGHPVAVDPDPRLRRVAVARGWPVVSWRPPRRTGPAPLIAPLRRGLARFRRA; from the coding sequence GTGGCACCTGGGCAACCGGCGGCGTTTTTCGACCTCGATTCGACGTTGCTCGCTGTCAATAGCGGCGCGCTGTGGATCCGGCGCGAGCTGCGGGTCGGGCGCATCACCCGTCGTCAGTATGTCGAGGCGCTCGTGTATCTCGCGGGCTACAAGCTCAGCGTGATCGACATGGATCGGGTGATGGGCAAAGCGCTCGAGACGATCGCCGGTCTCGACGAGGACACCGTGCGCGGCTGGACCGAGCGCTGGTATCGCGACGAGGTCGCCTGCCGTGCGGCGCCTGGGGCGTGGGAGGTGCTCGACCGCCACCGAACCGCGGGCCATCCGCTGGTGCTCCTCACGTCGTCGTCCCCGTACGAGTCGGCGATGGCCGCCGACCAGTTCGGGCTCGATGCATTTTTGTGCACTCGCTACGAGGTCGTCGACGGCCGATTCACCGGGCGTCCGCTGCAGCCGCTGTGCTTCGGCCGCGGCAAGGTCGCTCACGCTGAGCGATTCGCGGCCGAGCACGGCATCGATCTCGCCGCGAGTTGGTTCTACACCGACAGCCTGACCGACCTGCCGATGCTCGAGCGCGTCGGCCACCCGGTCGCGGTCGACCCGGATCCGCGCTTGCGCCGCGTCGCGGTCGCGCGCGGCTGGCCTGTGGTCTCGTGGCGGCCGCCGCGCAGGACCGGGCCCGCGCCGCTCATCGCGCCGTTGCGCCGCGGACTTGCTCGCTTCCGGCGCGCATGA